The following is a genomic window from Sporosarcina jeotgali.
TGGAGACGCATGCAGGGCTGCAACGTGCAGGCATTGAACAAGAGAAGATTTCAATTCGAAGACCGCGAAATAAAAATCTAGTCTCCTTATCTCAATTACGGCGGTTGGTCGGGTATTTTATGACCGGACAGGGGATCCATTCAAAGCCGATGGCGCAGCAGGAACAAATTATTGAAGTGGCAGAACATTTAGAAGTAATCGGAATTTGGCTGGACGAGCTGTTTACACTTTCGCCTGAAGAGTCGATCGGAAACTATGAACAGTCCATGCTTGCAAATTTCACGCTGCTAGCTGCGGTTGCGGAGTACGCATACGCCGGCCTGTATGATGTCACGCTTGAACAGAAAAAGTTGCAAATAACGGATCGTATGAGGAAGTTGCAACATATTAATTGGCACTCCAGACGGGAAGAATGGAAGCGCTTCGACGGAGCTACACGAGGAAAAGAGCAGTTGTACTTCTTTAATCAGGATAAGGCTACACACGCCGCTTTGGTTACGTGGCTTCGCCGTGAAGGAGGTGAGTGATTGAGAAGGAAAGAAAACGAAAGAAATCTCCGAGTGTGATAGTCCTGCAAGACCCACTCGGAGATGCTCGGCTGGGGTATACCAGCTATTACGAAGTATACCCCTTTTTTCAAGGGAGCACCACGTTCCCGTAAAAAAAGGAGGAAACTATGAATGACACACAACCAACATGGCATCTTAACTACTGAAGCAAGCATCATCTTTCCACATTTTACTGAACGAGGTGAACTCCACTCCAAGTACATGGAGGGAGATCGATTTTACATCGTTGAGAAGAAGCCCTACGATCTCATCGACTTCAACTTGCGCTTGAGCGGTACCAGCTTAAAGGGCGCTGTGGAAGGAGCCCATGTGGTCCTGGGCTCAGGTACCATGACTCCTGTTGTTCTAAGTAAGAAACATTCGATTTACTGGACACCAATCATGTCACCAAAATCTCCACACTGCATTTGGGTATCACTCGCCCATATCCGGAAATTTGTCAAGAACAAGAAAGGTGAAGTAACGGTGTATCTAAAAAATGAGAGTACTGTCGACTTGCCTTGCAGCTACTATAAATTCGAACGGCGTATTTCACGAGCGTACACACTTCGATACAAGATCGAGTCTAATGCAGACCAAGTAGTGAAAGTGGCTGAACCTTATTTGAAAACGTATTACATTCGGAAGAAGTTGGGATTGAATTATGAGGTGGAGGAGTAAGGGATGAGGATAGGACTAAGTAAAGAATAAACAAACCGCAGTGGAAGGTATGTACCATACATTTTAATCGACGAATACTAAGTATGAGATAGAGTTGAGGAAGTAACGTGTAAAATCGTTGTCTTCTCTGATGTTGCCCATCCGGGTGAGTGTCACTTTTTTAACTGCATCGTTTGAATTCACTTCATTGGATGTAATTGTCTTGCTTAAGAAATGGGAAACTATTTTTTTTAGCTGTTTATTAATGAGGAATTAGGAGAGCGTAACCTAGCTGCGTAGTTATCACACCAATAAGATGGTTTGCGCTTAGTGACTAGCTTTTACCGCCACAAAAAAGTAAGCCCTCTAATCGATTACTCGATTAGAGGGCTTACACTATCTTTTCCTATCTACATAGTTTCTCTACAATGTATGAGTTGTGTGTGGTCCAGGCACCTAATGCGTATTATTTATCTTGTTGAAGTTTATATTCTAACTGTCGAGTGTTTTTGGGAATCGGATAGACCGGTTGCTTGGAATCCCGATTCGCCTTGAAAAACTCAATTTGATAGTCCTTCATTTCCTCGGAATAACCATGACCAATCCCGACATCCAGTATAAACATCGCGTTTCCTCCACTTTGATGGTATAAATCCATCATCATTTCTGCACGGGGGAGTGTTTCTTTACTAAATGCCCGGATAATGATATTACGTTCTGTCTCACTAAAGGCATCCGTGTAAGGCAGTGTAACATTACTGTCGTCTTTACCCATATAGACGAGTTTAGCCATTTTATTTACGTCAGGCAGGCTAAACTTCTTTTCTGTAATCATCTCGTAGTCTGACACACCGATTGGGAAAATCAGACTTTGGCCTTTGTGCTGTGCAACAGGCATCATCATATCATCAAGTGTTGCTCCGGATGCTACCGCTTTAACAACTTCTGGGTGGAGCATAGAGAAACGGTCAGTAAAGGTCCCGCCCGAAGAATAGCCGGACAAGTACATTTGATCCGTCTCTACACTTTGTACGTAACTGTTTAAGTAGGCTGCTGCATGCTTGAACATTGCGATGATTTGCTCGTCGTAATCGATATAATCTTCCGCGTTTAAGCTGAGCTCTTCATAGCCTCTGCGTATATCTTTTGCAAAGTCGAACGTTAATAACTGCTTGAAACGTGCAGTATCTCTATCAAATGAATGTTCATCTATACAGTTCATTTCTCTGTTTTCATCTCTGTAACAGACGTGTGATCTAGGTGCAGCAGGCATAATCATAGGTACCCATAACTGTTCTGCTGTCTGTACTGAAAACTGGGATTGATCGTGCAAAGTACGTTTTACCCAATACTCGGTTCCATCTGCACTTGTAGGGCCGCTATTTGCTGTGTCCAATACGATATAGCGCTTGGCTCGGTTATTACCATCTTGATATTTATAGTTGGCTGAAGGAATGCGAATATAATAAGGGAAATTAAAACCTTTTTCAGGCATTGCGGGTACTCTAATAATTTGGGAATCCGTATAGTTAGGATCTGCTGCAACTTTTACAGGGTCAATGATTGAATTCAAGTCGCTAGTTGTTTTGAAGGGCATCTTATAACGATTACCATTATTCAGGAATATTTTAAGAGTATAAGCTTGATTGGTTTCATACCGTTCAATAGGGTGAATGGTTAATTGGTTTAGTCCGGAAATTGAAATTTTCACTGGTATGAATTCTCCGCTTTTCTCAATTACAGCGCCATCCACTTTGTTTAATGTAACCTCTTGGTTAAAGGTAACTGTCCATTCCTTTTCTAGCGGGACATCGGTTTTTAACGGGAATTCGTTCCATTCACCCGCCTGTAATCTAGCAGTAACCAATGTTTCATTTTTTATTCCAAATTGGTCTAGACCATCGTGCGCACTCGCTGTAAAATTCGGCCACCCTAATAATAGTCCCAAAATTAGGGTGATTGGTAATGTTGTTTTTTTCATTTAGTTCGCCTCCGATGATACTTTTTACCTATTTATCATATGACATAAGACGCTTCATGACAAGGTGAGCTTGATAGGTAACTGTACCTCATACAATTTCATATTAAACGCTGTGTACCACACGATTATTTCACAAAACTACGGCTGGATACAATTCGAATTCTCTTCAAAAGTTTGAAGATGTGAAGAGAAAATGAAGAAATATTGGTCTGGATGATGGAAATACAGTAGGTTTAGAGGTTGCTGTATCGCCATAATTCAACATGATTTATTGTGAAATCATCAAGTTATTTCAGTGAAGTAAAAGAGATCATCGTCCTTTAATGAGGATTGATTAACCCTTTTTGCTTGCAAAGAATAGCTATAAGTATTAACTTCGATGATTTCAGGAAGATTGCCAATTAAAGATAATTGCAGCTTGGTATATGTTTAATTTTAATGATTTTATTGAAATGAATTATGAGTAGTGTATGAACTGCATGTGGTCCAGGTACCTTATACAATATATTTCAGATAATTTTTTAATGAAATATGAAACCCTCTTCTCGCTAAGTTGAGTAGAGGGTTTTTAGGCATGTGAAACCACTTCAGAAATTGCAAATTCTAGTAATGAATATTTTTACTTTGGGAATCTTTTATGATGGTACGCACGTCTGACAACTGCCAAAATCATTTAGCAGCTGTACATTGAAAATTATCTGCTTAACGTAAATAGTTTACAATCAAATAATCCACCCGTTCAGTCGTTTGCGTAGCCAGATAGTCCATTCCAATCGCTCTGTCTATTGCTGTATCTGCAGAATAATCGGCGAATCCTTGCTCTTTTTGCTGTATCCAGCGTTTTTGGTCCGCTTTCAATTTTTCGAATTCATTTGCGGGCATCGTCTGTTTTAATTGCCCCCAAATTTCATTCAGCAAATTATCCCATTCATTGTAGTACTGCCCGTAAAAACCTTGACGCATGTCCTGATCATTTGGATAAGCAGTTCTTGCTTCAAGAATGATCTGGTCACGAAGCTGATCTGCTTTCTGCTGATAACGGGATTGTAAGCTGCCGCTTGGCGCAGCAGGTGAGGTCTGCTTCTTATCCCATTTGGATTTCAGTTCGTTTTCTTTAGATTTCTGTTGCTCACGTTCTTCAGCTTTTGCAGCTTCGTCGTTTGCTTTCTCCTCAGCCAGTGCTTTCTCTTCAGCTTTCTGTCTCTTCTTTTCAGCTGTCTTTGCCGCAATTTCCTCTTGGTCGCGAATCTTTTTTGCAGCAGCTGCTTCCTTTTCTTCTTTCTTTCTAGCTATTTCAATTTCCTTGTCCATATCCAGTACACGCTCGAAAGAGAGGTGAAGATCTTTACTTTCAGCATCCATGAAATTGAGGATCTTGATTTTGTTCTTAGCTTCTATTTTTCCTTCCATAAAAAACTGGTAAGTGGATGTTCCTGGTTCTGCAATGTCAATGATGAATTTGCCTTTCTCCAGTTCAGTAACTCTGTAATCTACAGTCATGGGAGAACTGTCAGCGCCTTCGCGTACTGCCAGCCGTCCATCACCGAATTCGACGTATCGATCTGTGACATCTGCGTTTTTAATCTTCCAAGTACCTGCTAATTCTTCTTCAACGGAACGGCCGCATCCGGTCAATACAACCCCGATAATTACAAATAGCAATGCAAAATGTACAATCTTTTTCATTATAAATCTTCCTTTCTGAGTCTTATCATGAACGAGTAGTAAAAAGAACCTAGTTGTCTAAGTAAGTACTAGGCCAATTATATCCCGGAAGTATTTGGAAGTAAAACCTTATTTATAGAAGAATTGCGGAATAAATAGTCTGTGAAACATAACACAGAGTCAAAATTGTATTTCATTTTTCTTTTGTTTGTACTTTTGAAACAGACCATGAAGCAAAGGGGAGTCGTTTATGAGAATTGTCTCACTCCCCTGGATACGAGAAATCATCCACCGAAACACTATACTCCTGATGAATCGTCGAAAAAAGCTCGTCTAAAATCATTTGACGCAGAACTCCGCTGAAGTATCCGGGCAAGCTGCGGATGTTTTTGGATTTAGAAGCCATGACGGTAATATGAGTTGCCCGATAAGCGAGAGTTTCAAAGAGTTCATCAAGACCTTTATAAATCTCGAATTTCAGCATGCGTCCAGATAATGATTTGTGGATTCCATAAAGTTCCCGTGCTTTTGAGTGATCTCCCGTGAAGGCAAGCAGGGATTTCATTCTTCCAAATAGCGTTGTGGATAACCTTTCAGACGAAGGCTGAGACGTCTTTATAAGATCTTTAGGCTTTTGAGATTTAGAGAAAGAAGGTTCGTTTTTGAATTGTGGCTGAGAAACCGCGTCCTCATTAACTTCCTGACGGGCTGTTCCACTGTCCATTTTCCCCTGGTCAACTATAGGCAAAATAACATAAATGTTAGCTCCCAGACCGCTCATCACTGGCCGTACATAGTGGATGCGTTCGATGATTTCAAGATTTTCCAACTTGCGGAGTGAGCGGCGGACGGTCGAGTTCGAAAGTCCGAGTTTCGTTTCAATCGTCTGGTGTTTCAAATGGGCAGCTAAATATTTGACGGAGTAACAGCGGATCATTTCCAGAACGGAGCGATCTGTTTTGTTCATAGCATTCCAATGGATGTCGACATGGCGACGTGCAGCAGTGTCCATTTCTTCTTTTGAATTGAAATTAGCATAACGAGATAGATAGTGTGTCATGTTAGAATCCCCTTTTTACAAGCTATATAGAGATGAGGGGACGAAAAGTAGACAGGTGGTTCAATTAAATTTTTGAAATGACTCAAACTATGCAAAAATAACGCGCTTCCATAGTGAATAGCGCGTTATTGCTCTTACTTCGTATATTCAGCTAGTCTTTCTGTCAATGAGTTGTCTTCTCAACTTTTGCAGAAGACGTTCTTTGCGTTTCTTTACACCGGGAACGGAAATTCCGAAATGAGCAGCGCACGCAGCTTGCGAGATTCGGTTTTCATAGAGTAAAACAAGCAGCTCCCGTTCTTGTATGGAAAGTTCAGTTAAGATGTCTTCCAATGGACCATAATCGATTTCTGTTAATGGGGTTGCCCCTGCAAATTCCAACAGGTCGTCTTCTGCAGACATATGCACGTCATTGAAACGGGTTTCCCGTTTTAGTTCATCGAGCATCGCACCATAAACAGAACGGTAGGCATAGGGGGTGAAATTCCCTTTGGTTTCGTCGAATCGCTGCCACGCCTGCCATAGTGCAACTCTTCCTGTTTGCCGGAAGTGATCGTAATCACGATAGATGTGCAATTTTCGCATGACGGCAGATAACATCGGTTCATATCGGTCAAGTACTTCTTCGAATGAGTTCAAATTAGTCAGCCTTTACAGGCCGTGCACGACGCGTTTGTATTCCCTGGGTGACTTCATCATAAAGAGAGCATTTCGAAAAAACGAGTTTTGGTTTTTGAAAAACCGCTTAGGATTTAGTGAAGAATTTCATAGAATTTCTTGAGTTTTAGCCAAAGTATAATTCAATTTTCAATGTATAAATATGGATGAAATTATGTTCTGCAGATTTTATCGAATTATTAGTTCATAGATCTACATCAATAAGGGGCCAAATGTGTACCATTTTGATACGTATTGTATTTTTATGGATTTTACTAGTTAAAATTACGTTAAATACTTCTATATATTTCAATTTTTCTATTGCTATTAACA
Proteins encoded in this region:
- a CDS encoding lysozyme inhibitor LprI family protein encodes the protein MKKIVHFALLFVIIGVVLTGCGRSVEEELAGTWKIKNADVTDRYVEFGDGRLAVREGADSSPMTVDYRVTELEKGKFIIDIAEPGTSTYQFFMEGKIEAKNKIKILNFMDAESKDLHLSFERVLDMDKEIEIARKKEEKEAAAAKKIRDQEEIAAKTAEKKRQKAEEKALAEEKANDEAAKAEEREQQKSKENELKSKWDKKQTSPAAPSGSLQSRYQQKADQLRDQIILEARTAYPNDQDMRQGFYGQYYNEWDNLLNEIWGQLKQTMPANEFEKLKADQKRWIQQKEQGFADYSADTAIDRAIGMDYLATQTTERVDYLIVNYLR
- a CDS encoding competence protein ComK, which produces MTHNQHGILTTEASIIFPHFTERGELHSKYMEGDRFYIVEKKPYDLIDFNLRLSGTSLKGAVEGAHVVLGSGTMTPVVLSKKHSIYWTPIMSPKSPHCIWVSLAHIRKFVKNKKGEVTVYLKNESTVDLPCSYYKFERRISRAYTLRYKIESNADQVVKVAEPYLKTYYIRKKLGLNYEVEE
- a CDS encoding DNA sulfur modification protein DndB, which codes for MLTASVFTRKQGIAVYRLDELIERVEDGRIELRHESKHQIKMIRRYMLDNVASGQVYFPPIVARVEVGALAEGRPEQFSVIDGTQRLKAMGQLKSFITRLISSDDPEEHSKGYMMNKMLNKIEIAVQLFEGFTEEEADQLFIDLNTKGKKVSLSKRISYDSRNELNRTTNLLVETHAGLQRAGIEQEKISIRRPRNKNLVSLSQLRRLVGYFMTGQGIHSKPMAQQEQIIEVAEHLEVIGIWLDELFTLSPEESIGNYEQSMLANFTLLAAVAEYAYAGLYDVTLEQKKLQITDRMRKLQHINWHSRREEWKRFDGATRGKEQLYFFNQDKATHAALVTWLRREGGE
- a CDS encoding Ig-like domain-containing protein; the encoded protein is MKKTTLPITLILGLLLGWPNFTASAHDGLDQFGIKNETLVTARLQAGEWNEFPLKTDVPLEKEWTVTFNQEVTLNKVDGAVIEKSGEFIPVKISISGLNQLTIHPIERYETNQAYTLKIFLNNGNRYKMPFKTTSDLNSIIDPVKVAADPNYTDSQIIRVPAMPEKGFNFPYYIRIPSANYKYQDGNNRAKRYIVLDTANSGPTSADGTEYWVKRTLHDQSQFSVQTAEQLWVPMIMPAAPRSHVCYRDENREMNCIDEHSFDRDTARFKQLLTFDFAKDIRRGYEELSLNAEDYIDYDEQIIAMFKHAAAYLNSYVQSVETDQMYLSGYSSGGTFTDRFSMLHPEVVKAVASGATLDDMMMPVAQHKGQSLIFPIGVSDYEMITEKKFSLPDVNKMAKLVYMGKDDSNVTLPYTDAFSETERNIIIRAFSKETLPRAEMMMDLYHQSGGNAMFILDVGIGHGYSEEMKDYQIEFFKANRDSKQPVYPIPKNTRQLEYKLQQDK
- a CDS encoding sigma-70 family RNA polymerase sigma factor: MNSFEEVLDRYEPMLSAVMRKLHIYRDYDHFRQTGRVALWQAWQRFDETKGNFTPYAYRSVYGAMLDELKRETRFNDVHMSAEDDLLEFAGATPLTEIDYGPLEDILTELSIQERELLVLLYENRISQAACAAHFGISVPGVKKRKERLLQKLRRQLIDRKTS